One genomic window of Candidatus Didemnitutus sp. includes the following:
- a CDS encoding antibiotic biosynthesis monooxygenase yields MNTEVTASDDGGPIHVVITRRVRPGCEAQYQEALRKFFQSSFAHDGVLGASMIVPPPGSGSTEFGILRTFASARDRDAFYASPLFQEWNRTVAPFAEDDWTSRQLHGMEAWFRSPQNAPARWKMALLTWAAVWPATVAVRAVLQPLLGATLPAVLFAGAVAAGVVALLTWLLMPWLVRAARGWLQPPEHPKLGEERRYGRG; encoded by the coding sequence ATGAACACTGAAGTGACAGCGAGCGACGATGGCGGACCGATCCATGTGGTGATCACGCGCCGGGTGCGGCCCGGGTGCGAGGCGCAGTATCAGGAGGCGTTGAGGAAGTTTTTCCAAAGCTCCTTCGCGCACGACGGCGTGCTCGGCGCCAGCATGATCGTGCCGCCGCCGGGCTCTGGCTCGACGGAGTTCGGCATCCTGCGGACGTTCGCGAGCGCGCGCGATCGCGATGCGTTCTACGCCTCGCCGTTGTTTCAGGAGTGGAACCGGACCGTGGCGCCGTTCGCGGAGGACGATTGGACGTCGCGGCAATTGCACGGGATGGAGGCGTGGTTCCGATCGCCGCAGAACGCGCCGGCGCGCTGGAAGATGGCGCTGCTGACGTGGGCGGCGGTGTGGCCCGCGACGGTCGCGGTGCGCGCGGTCCTGCAACCGCTGCTCGGCGCGACGTTGCCGGCGGTGCTGTTCGCCGGCGCGGTCGCGGCGGGCGTCGTGGCGTTGCTGACGTGGTTGCTGATGCCGTGGCTCGTGCGCGCCGCACGCGGCTGGCTGCAACCGCCCGAGCATCCGAAGCTAGGGGAGGAGCGGAGATACGGGCGCGGGTGA
- a CDS encoding ORF6N domain-containing protein — protein MKEQLPPIHSIRKQRVMIDSDLAGLYGVPTFRFNEAVKRNVERFPADFRFQLTREEYARLRSQIAISNPEDVDGSLDASDSSQIAMSSSKRRHRGAAYLPWAFTEHGALMAATVLNSPRAVQMSLFVVRAFVQMREELLAHATVFKRLAEIDKKLVTHDVILRDVYEKMRPLLNPPPVPAKEMGFHVGLKKPNR, from the coding sequence ATGAAAGAACAGCTCCCGCCAATCCACAGCATCCGCAAACAGCGCGTGATGATCGATAGCGACCTCGCAGGCTTGTATGGCGTGCCGACGTTCCGGTTCAACGAAGCCGTCAAGCGCAACGTCGAACGCTTCCCGGCCGATTTTCGTTTTCAGCTCACGCGGGAAGAATACGCGCGTTTGAGATCGCAGATTGCGATATCGAATCCCGAAGATGTTGATGGATCATTGGATGCGTCGGACTCATCGCAAATTGCGATGAGTTCATCGAAGCGAAGACATCGCGGCGCCGCGTATTTGCCGTGGGCTTTCACGGAGCACGGCGCGTTGATGGCGGCAACGGTGCTCAACAGTCCGCGCGCAGTGCAGATGAGTTTGTTTGTCGTGCGTGCATTCGTGCAGATGCGGGAGGAGTTGCTGGCACACGCGACGGTTTTCAAACGGCTGGCCGAGATCGACAAGAAGCTCGTCACGCACGACGTCATCCTGCGCGACGTCTACGAGAAAATGCGTCCGTTGCTGAACCCACCGCCGGTGCCGGCGAAGGAGATGGGATTTCACGTAGGCCTTAAAAAACCTAACCGCTAA